The stretch of DNA TTCTGCTAGAGCCTCACCGAGTACCCAACGGATATTATTCGCATGCTGAAAACGGTATTCACATTTGAATGGTTTGTTTTGTTCAATTAATTGCCTCCATTCGGCAAGGACTCGTTCTCGGTCTTGTGGATGCAGACCGTTCTTCCAGTTATCACCTTGTGCTTTTCCTATGGCGATACCGGTTATTTCACTCCATTTTTTATTGATGAATAAACAATCCCCCTGTCTATTGGCATAAAAAATGCCTACGGGCGCTACTGTTGTCAGGGTCTCGTACTGTTTTTTGCTGGTGGCTGCTGCCTGACGTAATCGATACGCTTCTGTTACATCATTGAAAACCAGCACCATACCGAGGATGTTGTTTTCCTCATCACGAATGGGCGCGGCAGAATCTGCGATCTGATATTCTCTACCATTTCTTGAAATCAAGGTCGTATGATTACTAAGATAGACGGTCTCACCGCTACTAATAACCTTTTCGACGGGATTCTCAATGGTTCTGCGGGTACTGGCATTGATGATAGGAAAAATATCTTTTACCGATAGGCCCCTGGCTTCTTTTAATGACCAGCCCGTTAGTTGTTCTGCAACTGGGTTCAGTCGTGTGATATTACCCTCGGCATCGGTGGCAATGACGGCATCACCAATGCTATTGAGTGTTTGTAGTAGATATTGTTTTTGTTGACCAATTTCTGTTACCTGTTGCTGTAGTCTGCGTTGCATATCATTAATTGATTTGACCACGGTATCGAATTCATCATAATTCTGGGTGTCTCTATCCAGGGTTAAAGGCGGATGGTCTGATAATGGATTATGTTCTTCTGCGAATGCTGAAATTCTTGATAAATGCCTGGTAACTAGATGGTGAAAGAGAAAATAAATAAAGATAGCGACCAAAAAGGTCTTGAGTCCATTGGATATTAATATGACCCATACCCTGCTAATCAGACGTTGATAAACGCCATCAAGGGTGACCACAATGCTTAGTCTACCGATATTGATATCTTTGCCTCTATGGCGATAGTTTATGGGGTAGATGCGTTCAATGGAATTATTTCTACTGCTGTTGTCGGTTTCTATTCCTGCGCGCGCCCAAACCTGTTCAGTATCGCGTATCTCGACATATTGCATGTCCCGTATCTGTAATATGCCCTCAATACTGGTTTGAAGTAGTTGTCGATTGGATGTCCATAGGGCGGAGGCGAGACTTTCCAGGTGAACACCTTCAATCTGTTGTAGTTCACCATGGATGTGTTCAAGGTCAGAACTATAGTCACGATAGAGTTGGGCTGCGGTGGTTAACAGTGTAATGGCGGAACTAAACAGGATGATATAGATAATCAGACGGTAAGCAATCGGTGATCGGGCAGAACGAAGGTTTAACATGACTTAGTTCTCTGTTTTTTTAGCCGCAGTTTGTTCCAACGGTTTTAGAATACGTTCATAGATCGCGTGTATGCTGCCATCATACTTCATTTGTCTGATTGCTGCGGCGAGTTCAGGTACGATTTTTTTGTGTTTTATGTGTAGGTAAGTATAAAGGGCAGGGCTAACCAGGGGCGGTGATAGTAAGGTTATGCCGTTGATACCCTGTTCTTTTAGATAAGCCAAGCCCGACCAGCGTGAATAGGCGATAAAATCGACCCGATCCTTCATCAGTAAATTCAATGATTGCTCAATATTATCGGTTTTAATAATCTCTATCTGATCACCCAGCTGACCAAAATTGGTTTCCATAATCTTCCAGCCGGAGATAATGGCAATGGAATGGGATTTTATACTCTGCCAGCTATCGACATAAAAAGAGGGCTGGTTTTTGGTAAATAACACCATATCCATATCTATTATTTTTTCGGGTACCTGTATCAGGTTTGGATATTTACTCTGTAGACCGGCAACGCGTAACAAATCTCCATCATCAATCCCTCGGTTGGCGTTGATGAGCGCTCTTTCTGCTGGTAATTGAACGGTCTCCAGTTGATATCCGATACGATGGAATGCTTCGGTTAATACCTTGTCGGCAAAACCTGTTTGTGAAGAATTACTGATGGGTGAGGCAAAGGCGGTATTGAGAACGATAGTGGGTTGAGAAAAAGCAGGGCTAATTGGAAGAATACTAAAGGTTAATAGCAGGATATTTAACACTGAATAAAATGAAACGAAATTTGTTTTACTATTGATCATCCTTGCCTACCTTAATGATAATGGCTTGTGATTACCTGTTTCAGGTCATTTGATAATACTATTATTGCCCTCTTGTTAACAACAATTGATCCATATCAATATCCATAAGTATTTTCTAATATATAAAGTGCGCCAGAACTTTCAATTTATAGAAGAGGACGACATAATACCGCCATGTTAGCAATCGGCAAACTTATTATCCATTACACGCTGGCGATGATACTGGTATCAATACCTGTAGCGGGCGCTTCAGTGGATGATCACTACAAGGCGCATGATTTGCAACACCCAGCGCTTGCTCTGGATCATTCCTATGACAGGGATGAAATGGCGATAAAGGGCCTGTGTCAAGGCGATGATGCGAGTCAGTGTTGCTGTGTTATTGATATCCCGAGCATCGTGCAAAATAAGCCTGTCGTATTGGATGATCTGTTTATTAGCCGTTTTGTGCCTTACTACCCGGATAGACATATAGAATATATCTCTACTCGTCTATTGAGACCACCAATAATATAAATTTGAACAGGTGAGTGCTTCAATTTGGTTCTTTAATCGAAAAATTACCATTGAAAAAGTAGGCTTATTAATAGCCGTGATAGATATAAGATTGCTCACCTGCTTATTCTGGATTTTAATAAATAAACAATACAAGTAACAATGGAGATATGACATGTTTAAGACAAAAAAACTATATCGTAAGACGCTACTAGCATTAACAGTGTCTGCGCTTTTGCCCATTAACAGTTTTGCGGCTACTGATCTTGAGGTTCTGAGACAAGAAATGGATCAGCTTAAAAAGCAGATTGCAGGTAGAGATGAGTGGAAGGTACCGAATACACTCGTTCATATGGCAGGTTATGCTGATGTCGGTTATTCCAACAGCGGGGCTGCGAATGATGATGGTAGCTTCAATTCAGGCAGACTAGCACCGATCTTTCATTATCAGTACCGTGATATTGTGATGCTGGAATCGGAGCTGGAATTTAAGACCATGGCCGATGGTAGTACTGCGACCGCACTGGAATACCTGACCCTGGATGTATTTCTGAATGATTATGTCACCCTGGTAGCGGGTAAGTTCCTAAGCCCGATTGGTACCTTCCGTCAGAATATCCATCCCTCATGGATTAACAAGATGGCATCGGCAGCCCCTGGCTTTGGTCATGATGGTGCCGCACCAGTATCCGATACCGGACTTCAATTACGCGGTGGGTTTCATATCGGTGAGATGAAGGCCAATTATTCGGTCTATACCGGTAATGGTCCGGAGATCAAGGCTGAGTTGACACCGAATGCAATTAATAATGCGCTGGTTGATGATGTTGAATATGACGGTATTGATGCTGAAGGTTTTGGTGTAGATGCCGATGGCAATAAGGTCTTTGGTGGTCGTTTTGGTCTCTTGCCAATACCTGCCCTGGAAATTGGTGTGTCACTATTGACGGGTAAGGCTGATGTTACCAGCTTTGAAAACATTGGTGCTTATACAGGTAATACATCCACTCTGTTAAGTAGTGTCACATCCACTAATTATGATGTGGCGGGTGTTGATGTCTCATGGCGCAACAAGGCTGTGGATGTGCGATTTGAATATGTTCAATCTAAGTTAGGTGCCGCTACCATGGGTGCTAATACCCTGGCATCAGCCAAATGGACAACCTGGTATACCCAAGCCGCCTATAAGATCCCTGCTACCAAGTATGAGGTGGTTGCGCGTTATGGTGACTTTAATAGCCCGCATCCTGCAGCTGATCGCAAACAGGTAGCGGTGGGTGTTAATTACCTGTTTGCCAGTAACTTTGTTGCCAAGGTTAACTATGAATTAAATAAGAACCCGAATGCTGGTTTCAATACTGATAATCGCCTGTTAGTTCAACTGGCTTATGGATTCTAAGGAGTAATCAATCATGAAATTGAATATTAAAAAAAGTGCGTTAATTGGTTTGGCTGTATCGAGTCTGGCTATGTCCTCAACCTTGTTGCATGCGGTTGATTTTCCTGAAAAGGGTGATTTTATCGCTGGTGCCAAGGCATGGGCTGATAATTGTACCCGTTGTCATAATCTGCGTGATCCCAAGGAGTTACGGGATGATCAGTGGTTGACTACTATGTTTCACATGCGTGTACGTGGTGGACTCACCGGTCAGGAGACACGCGATATCTTGACCTTCCTGCAACAAAGTAATTAATCTTAACCCAGTTGATACCCCTTGATATACAAGGGGTATCAACCCATAAAACTAACCAGAAAGAGAATATTATGAATAAGACATTTAATCCTGTAAAAGGACTGCTGATTTCATCTGTATTGGTATCAGGGCTTGCTCTGACCGCTAATGTTAGCGCAGATGGTGCAGATATCTATAGCCAGACCTGTGTAGCATGTCATGGTGCGGATGGTAAGGGTGCCTTGCCGGGTACACCTGATTTTACCGATAAGCATGGTCGTTTATCACAAGAGGATACCATTTTGCTGGATCATATGGAGCATGGTTTCCAGAGTCCTGGATCATTTATGGCAATGCCACCTAAAGGTGGTAATAGTAGCTTGACCCGTCATGATCTTGAGGATGTATTGAAATATATTCGTACAACCTTTGGCGGTTAAATGATTTTATCGAGAACAGGGATGTTTCTCAAGCAAGCTGTCATTAGAACCAGTAGTAGCATAGAGTTGCCTCAATAAACTATAGACTTTTATCAGATGCGCCATTACTCTTTAGAGAATGCGTTTACATTCTATATATGCTTGGATTTATCAATGGATGAAGGGTTCATTATCCACCCTTGGTTATCTATCATTCATTAGTGTGATAAGTCTGTTTTCATACCCTGTACGTGCTGCGGGAGAACTGTTTATATTCCCTGAAATCCGTCTCGAACAAATGGAAGGGAACAGTTTTGACCATGCCAGCACAGTAGCCAATGTTGATCTCTTTGCCTCGGTTCAATACAGAAAAATAAAGTTTCTGGGTGAGCTGTTTGTATCAAAATCAGGGTCGGGTGAGATCAAGGCCGATTTTGAACGTTTGAAGATCGGTTATCAGTTATCCCCTGACAGTACCCTCTGGCTTGGTCGTGCCCATAACCCGGTCAGTTACTGGAATACCCAGTATTATCATGCCAATTATTTACAGCCATCGATTAGTCGTCCAGAGATTGAAATGCTGGATCATGATGGTGGTTTGCTTCCTAGTCATATTGTCGGGTTGCTGGTTGAGATGCGTCAACAGCTTGGTGATGGTGACTTAAACTATACTTTTGCTATCGGTACCGGACCTCAGTTACGCCCTTCTACTAATCGACATGGTGCCAGCGGGCTGACCCTGCACCCGGTCAATGTCTTTAACCCCAATAAGGGTAATCACAAATACAGCGTTACCGCACGGGTGGGTTATCGGCCGGATATGTTGAGTGATAATCAACTCGGTGCCTTTGCTACCCATACTGTTGTTCCGATTGATGATGTTGCCTTTGATAAGGCCGTGATCTCGGCAATGGGTGTCTTTGCACGTTGGGATGTTGCCCGGTTTACTCTTAATGGTGCATTGTTTTTATTCAATGATAAGGTCAGTGCGATTGCCAATACTACGCGTGGTGATTTCAGTAGTGCTTATATACAAGTGGATTATCGTGCCAGTGATGAATGGATATTATTTTCTCGTTTAGAAAATACCTCTGAAAAAGAGAGTGACCCTTATCTTAAATTGATGACAGGTTTTGCTGGTAAGCGTCATGCTGCCGGGGTGCGCTGGGATATTACCTCCAGACAGGCGATAAAACTGGAGGTCTCCAGAGAGCATGAAATTGGGGGTAGTGTAAGCAATGCAATCCTGAGCTGGACGGCGGTGTTTCCATGAGGCAATGGTTAATGAGTATGGTTTGTCTGTTGGCTATCTTATTGCCACAGCCTGTTGTGCTCGCCTCTGATATACCCGCGCATACCTTGGTGTTGGTAACGAACAGTGATTTGGCTATAAAACGATTTCCGCCCAATGAGTTGCGTAAGCTATTTTTAGGCTTCCCCATCATTGTTGATGGAACGACTTTAATTCCTTTGCGTAATTATAGTGATGACTTATTGAAGGAAACTTTTTTGCAAAAGGTGATGTATATGTCGGAACGGCATTATGATCGTCAATTATTGTCGCTGGCCTTTCGTACGGGCCGTTCAAGACCTCCGATCTATACCGATCACAATAGCTTGATTCAGGCACTTAAACATGAACCGGCATCAATCAGTGTCATCTGGTTTAAGGATGTTAATGAGGATAATGCGCTCAGGATAATACAGACCTTTAAGGGAAGGGTGCACTGATGCGGCAATATTTATCGACATTGACTGCCCACTTTGCCTTGTCAGAATTTCTGCTTCACCTGCTCATGGCGCCGATATTATTTGGTGGTGTGCTCTACCTGGTGCAGGTTAATTATCAGAATCATTTTATCAATCAGGTGCGTAATGATGCCTTTATTCTGGCATCACTGAGTCAATCACAAGATCAGGAGACTCTGCATTTTCAGGAGAGTATTTTGCAGGATGCCGTGATCGGTGGTCGTTTGCTGTATGCCGAGATTGTTGATGAGCAGGGTAATATAATTAATGTCTGGGGTGACAGGCGGGCCTCTTCCTCAATGGATGAGGATTTCTTCTTCGGGGCGCATGATGATACGGTCTATAACATCACCATCCCGCGCTATGATAATGCAGGGGATAGCATGGGGGAACTTCATCTGGGCTATGACGAGACCCCGACCCACGAATTGATTGCACAGGCCTACCAGAGTGGTTTATATCTGGCTATTGCCTATATTCTTGTTGCATTGATACTGACCCTGCTGGTGAGTAAAAAGGTGACGCGACCCATCCAGCAATTACATAAGGCATCCAGATATATATCCCAGGGGCATTATGAGCAGGCATTGAATGTGAAAACCAATGTCTTCGATATACAGCAATTGGCGGAGACACTGGAATTTATGCGCCATAAACTAGTGGAGCAAAACAAAAGAATGGAGCACCTGGCGACACATGACAGCTTGACCGGGCTACCCAATCGTTTGTTATTGCGTGATCGGGTTAATGAAGTGTTCTCAGATAACATGGATCAAAAACAGAATATCGCATTGTTGCTGGTTGATCTGGATCGTTTCAAGGAGATCAATGATACCCTTGGTCATCTGACAGGTGATGAGATACTTAAACAGACAGCAACACGCATGCTGGATTGTATTCGACAATCCGATACCGTCGCCCGTCTGGGTGGGGATGAATTCGCCATTATCCTGCCTGCAACGGGCAGTGAAAGTGCCAAACAAACAGCGCAACTGGTCTCGGATCGTTTACAGCAGCATTTTATGGTTAATGATAATAAATTACAGATAGGGGCCAGTATTGGTATTGCCCTGTATCCGGAACATGGTGATAACTTTGAGACCGTGCTGCATTGTGCTGATACTGCTATGTATATCAGTAAGCGGGCTCAAGGTAGTGGTGCCGTCATGTATGATCCGGCGGTGGATGTTGATGGCAGTGATTAATTTTTTGCGCTGAAGTGTGGTGAGAGAGTTGACATATTTGGCTAGGCAAATATAATAAGCCCATGAATACGGAATCCCTCGCTATATTATTTAAAACCCTTTCCGAACCGGTTCGTTTACGGATTATCTATCTGTTGCTGAAACAAGGCGAGCTGTGTGTTTGTGATCTGGTGGATACGCTGGAGCTGTCCCAGAGTGTGGTGTCGCGTCATCTGGCCTATCTACGCAATAACGGTTTGGTTGCGACCCGGCGTGAGGGTGTGTGGATTTATTATCGTATCGTGGGTGATTGTTGCCAGCCTTTGTTTGAGCATATTCGTCAGTGTGGTGAGGATAACGTAGAGATGCAGGCTGATGTAGCCAGGTTGAAGGCGACAGCGCGGCAGAATCTATGCGGGTGATTTTTTTAGCTTTTATCACCGCTGTCCCGGTAAGGTCGAGACAGGAATTGCTCTCCTCTAACAGAGACACGCCGTGAATACATCCCTGTAGGCTCGATGCCCGCGTCCATGCGGGCAACGGTCTCTGTTAGAGGAGAGCAATTCCTGTCTCTTGAGTTAACGGGGTGGTGGTTAGCTTTTATATATTTGTTTATACGGTTATACGGGTTTATTATTAGGTAGGAGATTAGTGAAAATGACAATGAAGGTAGGTATTAACGGTTTTGGGCGCATGGGTCGGCTTGGCTTGCGTGCCGCCTGGGATAAAACCGATTTTGAAATTGTGCAGATCAATGAGATTGCCACGGATGCAACCGGTTCGGCGCATCTACTCAAATTTGATTCAGTACACGGCACCTGGCCTTACGATACCGCAGCAGAGAATGGTGATGTACTGATTGATGATAAGACTCTGGCTTATTCTTCAAATACAGCCATTGGCGATAGCGATTG from Gammaproteobacteria bacterium encodes:
- a CDS encoding transporter substrate-binding domain-containing protein; the encoded protein is MINSKTNFVSFYSVLNILLLTFSILPISPAFSQPTIVLNTAFASPISNSSQTGFADKVLTEAFHRIGYQLETVQLPAERALINANRGIDDGDLLRVAGLQSKYPNLIQVPEKIIDMDMVLFTKNQPSFYVDSWQSIKSHSIAIISGWKIMETNFGQLGDQIEIIKTDNIEQSLNLLMKDRVDFIAYSRWSGLAYLKEQGINGITLLSPPLVSPALYTYLHIKHKKIVPELAAAIRQMKYDGSIHAIYERILKPLEQTAAKKTEN
- a CDS encoding cytochrome c, with amino-acid sequence MKLNIKKSALIGLAVSSLAMSSTLLHAVDFPEKGDFIAGAKAWADNCTRCHNLRDPKELRDDQWLTTMFHMRVRGGLTGQETRDILTFLQQSN
- a CDS encoding cytochrome c is translated as MNKTFNPVKGLLISSVLVSGLALTANVSADGADIYSQTCVACHGADGKGALPGTPDFTDKHGRLSQEDTILLDHMEHGFQSPGSFMAMPPKGGNSSLTRHDLEDVLKYIRTTFGG
- a CDS encoding diguanylate cyclase, which produces MRQYLSTLTAHFALSEFLLHLLMAPILFGGVLYLVQVNYQNHFINQVRNDAFILASLSQSQDQETLHFQESILQDAVIGGRLLYAEIVDEQGNIINVWGDRRASSSMDEDFFFGAHDDTVYNITIPRYDNAGDSMGELHLGYDETPTHELIAQAYQSGLYLAIAYILVALILTLLVSKKVTRPIQQLHKASRYISQGHYEQALNVKTNVFDIQQLAETLEFMRHKLVEQNKRMEHLATHDSLTGLPNRLLLRDRVNEVFSDNMDQKQNIALLLVDLDRFKEINDTLGHLTGDEILKQTATRMLDCIRQSDTVARLGGDEFAIILPATGSESAKQTAQLVSDRLQQHFMVNDNKLQIGASIGIALYPEHGDNFETVLHCADTAMYISKRAQGSGAVMYDPAVDVDGSD
- a CDS encoding metalloregulator ArsR/SmtB family transcription factor yields the protein MNTESLAILFKTLSEPVRLRIIYLLLKQGELCVCDLVDTLELSQSVVSRHLAYLRNNGLVATRREGVWIYYRIVGDCCQPLFEHIRQCGEDNVEMQADVARLKATARQNLCG